A stretch of Castanea sativa cultivar Marrone di Chiusa Pesio chromosome 2, ASM4071231v1 DNA encodes these proteins:
- the LOC142624120 gene encoding mitochondrial outer membrane protein porin 2-like produces the protein MSKGPGLFTDIGKKAKDLLTRDFNSDQKFTVSTYSDAGVALTSTAVKKGGFSTGDVAAQYKYKNAVFDVKVDTESNISTIITFTEILPSTKTIASFKVPDYNSGKLEVQYFHDHATLTTAVALNQSPAIDFSATIGTPSIAFGAEAGYDTTTGNFTKYTAGLSVAKPDSSASIILGDKGDSIKASYVHHLDQFKKSAAVGEITRKFSTNENTFTVGGSYAIDSLTVVKAKLNNHGKLGALLQHEVIPKSVLTVSGEVDTKALDKNPKFGLAIALRP, from the exons ATGAGCAAGGGACCAGGACTTTTCACAGATATCGGCAAGAAAGCcaaag ATCTTCTAACCAGGGACTTCAACTCCGATCAGAAGTTCACTGTCTCTACCTACAGCGATGCTGGAGTG GCACTTACATCAACAGCAGTGAAGAAAGGAGGATTCTCAACTGGGGATGTGGCAGCACAGTACAAGTACAAGAACGCAGTTTTTGATGTCAAAGTTGATACAGAATCTAAC ATCTCAACAATCATTACATTCACTGAAATCCTCCCATCCACAAAGACAATTGCTTCATTTAAAGTGCCTGATTATAACTCTGGCAAG TTGGAGGTGCAATACTTCCATGACCATGCTACCTTGACAACAGCCGTTGCTTTGAACCAATCCCCTGCCATTGATTTTTCAGCCACCATTGGTACCCCAAGCATTGCTTTTGGTGCAGAGGCGGGTTATGATACTACAACTGGTAATTTTACGAAGTACACTGCTGGCCTTAGTGTGGCAAAACCAGATTCATCTGCCTCAATAATCTT ggGCGACAAGGGGGACAGTATAAAAGCATCATATGTTCATCACTTGGATCAGTTTAAGAAGAGTGCTGCTGTTGGAGAGATCACTAGAAAGTTCTCTACTAATGAGAACACTTTCACAGTTGGAGGGTCATATGCGATTGATAGCCTGACTGTGGTGAAAGCAAAGCTCAACAACCATGGGAAGCTAGGGGCTCTCCTGCAGCATGAGGTCATACCCAAGTCAGTGCTGACAGTCTCTGGGGAGGTTGACACCAAGGCCTTGGACAAAAATCCCAAGTTTGGATTGGCCATTGCTCTTAGGCCCTGA